A genomic window from Blastococcus saxobsidens DD2 includes:
- a CDS encoding PQQ-binding-like beta-propeller repeat protein, with protein sequence MKGPPLRVWTWTAATVALAVVAVLLWRGSDAAATDSTTAPPADVPEGTPAGAVSEAWSTPGGPVPEDVVEGGRVLLGSAHGIRALDPATGDTAWHYTRDNAWLCGLTATDGLAVAVFRTEDRCDEAVALDAGTGVRAWTRNVDFRPDATLSSTDRIVLAHSPTGVVTLDPTGNNTRWRYAAPDGCELLGSDAGDTGVAVLQQCEGAAAPQLRLLDGFDGTVHWTRDVLTSGGEDVRLLGADSLVGVQVGSEIRLLSATDGRLLTTLEAGRDRAADLQAADGAVLVRADGRLTALDPASAGRLWEVPAIGLPGEPATSGDDVPVLAVPTADGFVYRDPVTGDEVGRSAGTGLPSGGTATVVGRTVVLRLPDRVLAYG encoded by the coding sequence ATGAAGGGCCCACCGCTGCGGGTCTGGACCTGGACGGCGGCCACCGTCGCGCTGGCCGTCGTCGCCGTCCTGCTCTGGCGGGGCTCCGACGCGGCCGCCACCGACAGCACCACCGCGCCTCCGGCCGACGTCCCCGAGGGGACGCCGGCCGGAGCCGTCTCCGAAGCGTGGTCCACCCCGGGCGGCCCCGTGCCGGAGGACGTGGTGGAGGGCGGGCGGGTGCTGCTCGGCTCCGCCCACGGCATCCGGGCGTTGGACCCCGCGACCGGCGACACCGCCTGGCACTACACCCGCGACAACGCGTGGCTGTGCGGGCTCACCGCCACTGACGGGCTGGCGGTCGCCGTCTTCCGCACCGAGGACCGGTGCGACGAAGCGGTCGCCCTCGACGCCGGCACCGGCGTGCGCGCGTGGACCCGGAACGTCGACTTCCGCCCCGACGCGACCCTGTCCTCCACCGACCGGATCGTGCTGGCGCACAGCCCCACGGGGGTGGTGACGCTCGATCCGACCGGCAACAACACCCGCTGGCGCTACGCCGCGCCGGACGGCTGCGAACTCCTGGGCTCCGACGCCGGTGACACGGGGGTCGCGGTGCTGCAGCAGTGCGAGGGGGCAGCCGCACCACAGCTACGGCTGCTGGACGGCTTCGACGGCACGGTGCACTGGACCCGCGACGTCCTCACGTCCGGCGGCGAGGACGTGCGGCTGCTCGGCGCCGACTCGCTCGTGGGCGTGCAGGTTGGGTCCGAGATCCGGTTGCTGTCCGCCACGGACGGGCGCCTGCTGACGACGCTCGAGGCCGGGCGGGACCGGGCGGCGGACCTGCAGGCCGCCGACGGGGCGGTCCTGGTCCGGGCCGACGGGAGGCTCACCGCCCTGGATCCGGCGTCGGCGGGACGGCTGTGGGAGGTGCCGGCCATCGGGCTGCCCGGAGAACCGGCCACCAGCGGGGACGACGTCCCCGTCCTGGCGGTGCCCACGGCCGACGGCTTCGTGTACCGGGACCCCGTCACCGGCGACGAGGTGGGCCGGTCGGCCGGAACGGGCCTGCCCTCGGGCGGCACGGCCACCGTCGTCGGCCGCACGGTGGTCCTCCGCCTGCCCGACCGGGTCCTCGCCTACGGCTGA
- a CDS encoding alpha/beta fold hydrolase has protein sequence MVMPGGPDAPSVPFAIAPDDLRQLAHHDAGSRTFPGGAGPLAALDTGGDAERGTVLMVAGYTGSKEDFAPLLRPLCERGYRVVALDQRGQYESPGPDDQAEYSVEILAGDVVAVARVLQDESGQTLHLVGHSFGGLVTRAAVLAEPQLFTSFTLLGSGPSRLTGRRAELLDHLGPLLDAGGVPLVHETLEQVSMTDPKAQAVPVETRAFYTRRFLRNSAAGLRGMADAMLAEPDRVDELKATGIPVLVAHGEADDAWLPHVQADMAERLGARHEVIDNSIHSPAVENPPRTLEVLCDFWTSATAA, from the coding sequence ATGGTCATGCCCGGCGGTCCCGATGCCCCGTCCGTGCCGTTCGCCATCGCCCCCGACGACCTGCGCCAGCTCGCCCACCACGACGCCGGGTCGCGGACCTTCCCCGGCGGGGCCGGGCCGCTGGCCGCGCTCGACACCGGCGGCGACGCCGAGCGCGGCACGGTGCTGATGGTGGCCGGGTACACCGGCAGCAAGGAGGACTTCGCGCCCCTCCTGCGGCCGCTGTGCGAGAGGGGCTACCGCGTCGTGGCGCTGGACCAGCGCGGGCAGTACGAGTCGCCCGGCCCGGACGACCAGGCCGAGTACTCCGTGGAGATCCTGGCCGGTGACGTCGTGGCCGTCGCACGGGTCCTCCAGGACGAGTCCGGGCAGACGCTGCACCTCGTCGGCCACAGCTTCGGCGGGCTGGTCACGCGCGCGGCCGTCCTCGCCGAGCCGCAGCTGTTCACCAGCTTCACGCTGCTCGGCTCGGGCCCCTCCCGGCTCACCGGGCGCCGCGCGGAGCTGCTGGACCACCTGGGGCCGCTGCTGGACGCCGGCGGGGTGCCGCTGGTGCACGAGACCCTCGAGCAGGTGTCGATGACCGACCCCAAGGCGCAGGCCGTCCCGGTGGAGACCCGGGCGTTCTACACCCGCCGCTTCCTCCGCAACTCCGCGGCCGGCCTGCGGGGCATGGCCGACGCCATGCTGGCCGAGCCCGACCGGGTGGACGAGCTGAAGGCCACCGGGATACCCGTGCTCGTGGCGCACGGCGAGGCCGACGACGCCTGGCTGCCGCACGTGCAGGCCGACATGGCGGAGCGGCTGGGCGCGCGGCACGAGGTCATCGACAACTCGATCCACTCCCCCGCCGTCGAGAACCCGCCGCGCACCCTCGAGGTGCTCTGCGACTTCTGGACCTCGGCGACCGCGGCATGA
- a CDS encoding oxygenase MpaB family protein has product MTPLPAAADWTAEQDRLGFFGPDSVTWRIHADPSFSVGGLRALLLQALHPVAMDGVARFSGAFRDDPWPRLIRTAAYVDTVTFGTRTEAVRAVARVRGIHRRLGAVEETTGRAYRVDDPDLLLWVHCCEVDSLLTTARRAGLVLTDDDADRYVAEQVTTAELVGVDRADVPASVGELAGYFERMRPSLAATSAARDAYRLIVLPPMPTWVRFLTPAQPAWGGLAVLAVALLPQWARRLYSLPGLALTDAAATGALRAFRQAALRLPRTARRSPIVWAGIERVAGPAQLTA; this is encoded by the coding sequence ATGACGCCGTTGCCCGCAGCGGCGGACTGGACCGCCGAGCAGGACCGCCTCGGGTTCTTCGGTCCCGACAGCGTGACATGGCGGATCCATGCCGACCCGTCCTTCTCGGTGGGCGGCCTGCGCGCCCTGCTGCTGCAGGCGCTGCACCCGGTCGCGATGGACGGCGTCGCACGGTTCTCGGGAGCCTTCCGGGACGACCCGTGGCCCCGGCTGATCCGGACGGCGGCCTACGTCGACACCGTCACCTTCGGCACCCGCACCGAGGCCGTCCGCGCGGTGGCCCGCGTGCGCGGCATCCACCGCCGGCTGGGAGCCGTCGAGGAGACCACCGGACGGGCGTACCGGGTGGACGACCCGGACCTGCTGCTCTGGGTGCACTGCTGCGAGGTCGACTCGCTGCTCACCACGGCCCGCCGGGCCGGGCTGGTGCTGACCGATGACGACGCCGACCGCTACGTCGCCGAGCAGGTCACCACGGCGGAACTGGTGGGGGTGGACCGGGCCGACGTGCCGGCGTCGGTGGGCGAGCTGGCCGGCTACTTCGAGCGGATGCGCCCGTCGCTGGCCGCCACGTCCGCCGCGCGGGACGCCTACCGGCTGATCGTGCTGCCGCCGATGCCGACGTGGGTGCGCTTCCTCACCCCCGCCCAGCCGGCGTGGGGCGGGCTGGCGGTACTGGCCGTCGCGCTGCTGCCGCAGTGGGCCCGCCGGCTGTACTCGCTGCCCGGCCTGGCGCTCACCGACGCGGCCGCGACCGGGGCGCTGCGGGCCTTCCGGCAGGCGGCGCTGCGGCTGCCCCGCACCGCCCGGCGTTCGCCGATCGTGTGGGCCGGCATCGAACGGGTGGCCGGACCGGCACAGCTCACCGCCTGA
- a CDS encoding VOC family protein, with translation MPEQVTPFLMFTGDAERAIELYTSLFDDAQLVTLTRFGADGTGVEGTVQQATFSIAGQVFRCFDSPPVHAFGFTPSFSIFVDVASAEELDRLFAGLSDGGGVLMPLDDYGFSRRFGWVNDRFGVSWQLNLP, from the coding sequence ATGCCGGAGCAGGTGACCCCTTTCCTGATGTTCACGGGCGACGCAGAGCGCGCGATCGAGCTCTACACGTCGCTGTTCGACGACGCCCAGCTCGTGACCCTCACCCGGTTCGGGGCGGACGGCACCGGCGTGGAGGGCACGGTGCAGCAGGCCACCTTCTCCATCGCCGGCCAGGTGTTCCGCTGCTTCGACAGCCCCCCGGTACACGCCTTCGGCTTCACGCCGTCGTTCTCCATCTTCGTCGACGTCGCATCGGCCGAGGAGCTCGACCGGCTGTTCGCGGGTCTCTCCGACGGCGGCGGCGTGCTGATGCCGCTGGACGACTACGGCTTCAGCCGCCGCTTCGGCTGGGTGAACGACCGCTTCGGCGTCTCCTGGCAGCTGAACCTCCCCTAG
- a CDS encoding PHP domain-containing protein: protein MRIDLHTHSSVSDGTDSPGELLATARAAGLDVVALTDHDTTAGWAAAEAARPGGLTVVPGMELSCRWFPADEPPISVHLLGYLFDPLHPAFAAERARLRDERLSRAERIVEALAADGYPVGWAELVAHADGGVVGRPHIAGALVRGGVVGSVEEAFTTLLHHRSPYYVAKADTDVRQGIALVRAAGGVPVFAHGLATKRGRVVGDDAVAAMAEAGLLGLEVDHPDHSQAERVHLRGLAAELDLVVTGSSDYHGSNKTTPIGACTTDPVQFERLLAAGTGTAVLRD from the coding sequence ATGCGGATCGACCTGCACACCCACTCCTCGGTGTCCGACGGCACCGACAGCCCCGGCGAGCTCCTCGCGACCGCCCGTGCCGCGGGGCTGGACGTCGTCGCCCTGACCGACCACGACACCACCGCCGGGTGGGCCGCGGCGGAGGCGGCGCGCCCTGGCGGCCTGACGGTGGTCCCCGGCATGGAGCTGTCCTGCCGGTGGTTCCCCGCCGACGAGCCGCCGATCAGCGTGCACCTGCTCGGCTACCTGTTCGACCCGTTGCACCCGGCCTTCGCCGCCGAGCGCGCCCGGCTGCGGGACGAGCGGCTGAGCCGCGCCGAGCGGATCGTGGAGGCGCTGGCCGCGGACGGGTACCCGGTCGGCTGGGCCGAGCTGGTGGCGCACGCCGACGGCGGGGTCGTCGGCCGCCCGCACATCGCCGGTGCCCTGGTGCGCGGTGGCGTCGTCGGGTCGGTGGAGGAGGCCTTCACGACGCTGCTGCACCACCGGAGCCCGTACTACGTGGCGAAGGCCGACACCGACGTCCGCCAGGGCATCGCGCTGGTGCGCGCGGCCGGTGGCGTGCCGGTCTTCGCGCACGGGCTGGCCACCAAGCGCGGCCGGGTCGTCGGCGACGACGCGGTGGCCGCCATGGCCGAGGCGGGGCTGCTCGGGCTGGAGGTCGACCATCCCGATCACAGCCAGGCGGAACGCGTCCACCTGCGCGGGCTGGCGGCCGAGCTGGACCTGGTCGTCACCGGCTCCAGCGACTACCACGGGTCGAACAAGACGACGCCGATCGGCGCCTGCACCACCGACCCCGTGCAGTTCGAGCGGCTGCTGGCTGCGGGAACCGGGACGGCGGTCCTGCGGGACTGA
- a CDS encoding PH domain-containing protein yields the protein MAAPVGLPARAAKDVEKYLLDDEDAVVATRRHWAVLILPTVTFLPVFLAGGWLLVLDPENRVTSTLGMLVALGALLTYALRLGEWRMRHFIVSRRRVLLTSGVIVRTVTLLPLRRITDLTWKETLFGQVLGYGTFRFESAGQQQALSEITFLPHAGALYRQVSGLLFTSDWGGAASGGDDEGNPESPSGGPVATGGRRDTEPIPGLPPRKP from the coding sequence GTGGCCGCTCCGGTCGGGCTCCCCGCCCGCGCCGCAAAGGACGTCGAGAAGTACCTGCTCGACGACGAGGACGCGGTGGTGGCGACCCGCCGGCACTGGGCGGTGCTGATCCTGCCGACGGTCACGTTCCTGCCGGTGTTCCTCGCCGGCGGCTGGCTGCTGGTCCTCGACCCGGAGAACCGGGTGACCAGCACCCTCGGCATGCTCGTGGCCCTGGGAGCGCTCCTCACGTACGCCCTGCGGCTCGGCGAGTGGCGGATGCGGCACTTCATCGTCAGCCGGCGCCGGGTGCTGCTGACCTCGGGGGTGATCGTCCGCACCGTCACGCTGCTGCCGTTGCGCCGGATCACCGACCTGACGTGGAAGGAGACCCTGTTCGGCCAGGTGCTGGGGTACGGCACCTTCCGCTTCGAGTCCGCCGGGCAGCAGCAGGCGCTGTCGGAGATCACCTTCCTCCCGCACGCCGGTGCGCTGTACCGGCAGGTGAGCGGCCTGTTGTTCACCAGCGACTGGGGCGGGGCCGCCTCCGGGGGTGACGACGAGGGCAACCCGGAGTCGCCGTCCGGTGGGCCCGTCGCCACCGGGGGCCGGAGGGACACGGAGCCGATCCCGGGCCTGCCGCCGCGCAAGCCGTGA
- a CDS encoding DUF6758 family protein yields the protein MSASPVCPRCGEPLVVRHGSEADAWCHVHGAVTPLHHTALVAHDAIAAVTVDARVPAWVPDPVPAGWAVTGLAWGGEPGARAIVVDCAGPAPLGGSAELVLVAEEPGTGVGCGYAGLPGLDPGDVITGPSSVDVKAAGQRAPLWAVPTTDDRAAFVGEAYGVWLWVVTWPMNAAWLLAEQLELLDLRDRIYPDLPLGPPGEHLIPGR from the coding sequence ATGAGTGCCTCGCCGGTCTGCCCCCGTTGCGGCGAGCCGTTGGTCGTCCGCCACGGGTCCGAGGCCGACGCCTGGTGTCACGTGCACGGCGCGGTCACGCCGCTGCACCACACCGCGCTGGTCGCCCACGACGCGATCGCCGCGGTCACCGTCGACGCCCGCGTGCCCGCGTGGGTGCCCGACCCCGTGCCCGCGGGCTGGGCGGTCACGGGCCTGGCGTGGGGTGGTGAGCCGGGAGCGCGGGCGATCGTCGTCGACTGCGCCGGGCCCGCCCCTCTCGGCGGCTCGGCCGAGTTGGTCCTCGTCGCCGAGGAACCCGGTACCGGCGTGGGCTGCGGCTACGCCGGGCTGCCGGGTCTCGACCCCGGGGACGTCATCACCGGGCCGAGCTCCGTCGACGTCAAGGCCGCCGGTCAGCGCGCCCCGCTGTGGGCGGTGCCCACCACCGACGACCGAGCGGCCTTCGTGGGCGAGGCCTACGGCGTCTGGCTGTGGGTGGTCACCTGGCCCATGAACGCCGCCTGGCTGCTGGCCGAGCAGCTGGAGCTGCTCGACCTACGTGATCGCATCTACCCCGACCTGCCGCTCGGGCCGCCCGGGGAGCACCTGATCCCCGGCCGCTGA
- a CDS encoding NUDIX domain-containing protein: MAACERENSPPVVPCVGAIVHDDARRLLVIRRGQEPSRGLWSVPGGRVEPGETAAQAVEREVLEETGLRVRAGRVVGRVRIDAGAVVYDVADLACELLDPDPVPRAGDDATEAVFADAATLAALACTPRLVETLGGWGVLPD, encoded by the coding sequence GTGGCGGCCTGCGAGCGGGAGAACTCCCCACCGGTGGTGCCGTGCGTGGGCGCGATCGTGCACGACGACGCGCGCCGGCTGCTGGTGATCCGCCGGGGGCAGGAACCCAGCCGGGGACTGTGGTCGGTGCCCGGCGGGCGGGTGGAGCCGGGTGAGACCGCCGCGCAGGCGGTGGAGCGCGAGGTGCTGGAGGAGACCGGCCTGCGGGTGCGGGCCGGGCGGGTGGTGGGCCGGGTGCGCATCGACGCCGGGGCGGTCGTCTACGACGTCGCCGACCTCGCGTGCGAGCTGCTCGACCCGGACCCGGTCCCCCGGGCAGGTGACGACGCCACCGAGGCCGTCTTCGCCGACGCCGCGACCCTGGCCGCGCTGGCGTGCACCCCGCGGCTCGTGGAGACCCTCGGCGGCTGGGGCGTGCTGCCGGACTGA
- a CDS encoding MaoC family dehydratase → MQFGRYYEEFEVGAVYKHWPGKTVTEYDDHLFCLLTMNHHPLHMDVNYAEKTTDFGKNVVVGNYVYSLLLGMSVPDVSGKAIANLEIESLRHVAPTFHGDTIYGETTVLDKTPSKSKDDRGVVYVETIGYKQDGTVVCIFRRKVMVPKQSYGEARGGEQPGRPEPTPRG, encoded by the coding sequence ATGCAGTTCGGTCGGTACTACGAGGAGTTCGAGGTCGGGGCCGTCTACAAGCACTGGCCCGGGAAGACCGTCACCGAGTACGACGACCACCTCTTCTGCCTGCTGACGATGAACCACCACCCGCTGCACATGGACGTCAACTACGCGGAGAAGACCACCGACTTCGGGAAGAACGTCGTCGTCGGGAACTACGTCTACTCGCTGCTGCTGGGCATGAGCGTCCCCGACGTGTCGGGCAAGGCGATCGCCAACCTGGAGATCGAGTCGCTGCGGCACGTGGCGCCGACCTTCCACGGCGACACCATCTACGGCGAGACCACCGTGCTGGACAAGACGCCGTCGAAGTCCAAAGACGACCGCGGCGTCGTGTACGTCGAGACGATCGGCTACAAGCAGGACGGCACCGTCGTCTGCATCTTCCGCCGCAAGGTCATGGTGCCCAAGCAGTCCTACGGCGAGGCCCGCGGCGGCGAGCAGCCCGGGCGCCCGGAGCCCACGCCCCGCGGCTGA
- a CDS encoding DUF6912 family protein — translation MRVYLPATTTVLRSLVDEGRLAAPQTVFAVTPRLRDFYALSDAGADTEELEYAALLAAARASLRLIDLDPLAARRRVVLAADVPDAAVSPMDDPHVDPGAARVEHEVRLQDVASAHIDGADAEDDVRAAVNVVLEADLGSDDAQFVVDQAEGHELAWYATQEIGPALELL, via the coding sequence GTGCGCGTGTACCTGCCGGCGACGACGACCGTGCTGCGGAGTCTCGTGGACGAGGGACGGCTGGCCGCCCCGCAGACCGTGTTCGCGGTGACCCCGCGGCTGCGGGACTTCTACGCGCTCAGCGACGCCGGTGCCGACACCGAGGAGCTCGAGTACGCGGCGCTGCTGGCCGCGGCACGCGCCAGCCTGCGGCTGATCGACCTCGATCCGCTGGCCGCCCGCCGCCGCGTGGTGCTCGCGGCCGACGTGCCCGACGCAGCGGTGAGCCCCATGGACGATCCGCACGTCGACCCCGGCGCGGCCCGGGTGGAGCACGAGGTCCGGCTGCAGGACGTGGCGAGCGCCCACATCGACGGGGCCGACGCCGAGGACGACGTCCGGGCCGCGGTGAACGTCGTCCTCGAGGCCGACCTGGGCAGCGACGACGCACAGTTCGTCGTCGACCAGGCCGAGGGGCACGAGCTGGCCTGGTACGCCACCCAGGAGATCGGCCCGGCGCTCGAGCTCCTCTGA
- a CDS encoding WS/DGAT/MGAT family O-acyltransferase: protein MVERLNTLDASFLYLEEPGTPMHVGGVLILEAPPGGLDALASLVEARLSLVPRYRQRIAQVPGHLGHPVWVDDPDFQLAYHLRRSGLPRPGTEAQLLDLVSRLTSRALDRTRPLWEAYLVEGLSGNRVAVVTKTHPALVDGLGALDLGQVLLDGSPDAPVPQPTEWRPRRPPSGAELLWSAFEDYRRRPSSLMELARSAATDARATAVRIGGVAGGLVRTARSAILPAPDSPLNAPVGRQRRVAVACAGLDDLKRVRKAHGGTVNDVLLTVVAGALREWLLSRGEPVVGGTSIRALVPVSVQDDDGAAGSRVSSHLVDLPVGEPNPRVRLARLTYAMRGVTQHSRSVGADSLIALSGFAPPTLHALGARAARGLSRRLFNLVVTNVPGPQVPLYAAGGRVLEVFPVVPLARGQGLSIGMTSYDGTVFFGLNADRDSVGDVDVLADLIEQEVAQLVETSA, encoded by the coding sequence ATGGTCGAGCGGCTGAACACCCTGGATGCCTCGTTCCTGTACCTGGAGGAACCGGGCACTCCCATGCACGTGGGCGGGGTGCTGATCCTCGAGGCGCCTCCCGGCGGCCTCGACGCGCTGGCGTCGCTGGTCGAGGCGCGGCTGTCCCTGGTGCCGCGGTACCGGCAGCGGATCGCGCAGGTTCCCGGCCACCTCGGCCATCCCGTGTGGGTCGACGACCCCGACTTCCAGCTCGCGTACCACCTGCGGCGATCCGGGCTGCCGCGGCCGGGGACGGAGGCCCAGCTGCTCGACCTGGTGTCCCGGCTGACGTCCCGTGCGCTGGACCGGACGCGTCCGCTCTGGGAGGCGTACCTGGTCGAGGGGCTGAGCGGGAACCGGGTCGCGGTGGTCACCAAGACCCATCCGGCCCTGGTCGACGGGCTGGGCGCGCTCGACCTCGGTCAGGTGCTGCTGGACGGGTCACCCGACGCGCCGGTGCCCCAGCCGACGGAGTGGCGGCCGCGGCGCCCGCCCTCGGGCGCCGAGCTCCTGTGGTCGGCCTTCGAGGACTACCGCCGCAGGCCGTCGTCACTGATGGAGCTGGCCCGGTCGGCGGCGACCGACGCGCGGGCCACCGCCGTGCGGATCGGTGGGGTGGCGGGAGGACTCGTCCGAACGGCCCGCTCGGCCATCCTCCCGGCGCCGGACAGCCCGCTCAATGCGCCGGTCGGACGGCAACGGCGGGTGGCGGTGGCCTGCGCCGGCCTGGACGACCTGAAGCGGGTGCGGAAGGCCCACGGCGGCACGGTGAACGACGTGCTGCTCACCGTCGTCGCCGGCGCGCTGCGGGAGTGGCTCCTCTCCCGTGGCGAGCCGGTGGTCGGGGGCACCTCGATCCGGGCGCTGGTGCCGGTCTCGGTCCAGGACGACGACGGCGCGGCGGGCAGCCGCGTCTCCTCCCACCTGGTCGACCTGCCCGTCGGCGAACCCAACCCCCGGGTGCGGCTGGCCCGCCTCACCTACGCGATGCGGGGGGTCACCCAGCACAGCCGGTCGGTGGGCGCGGACAGCCTCATCGCGCTCAGCGGGTTCGCGCCGCCCACGCTGCACGCGCTGGGAGCGCGCGCGGCGCGGGGGCTGTCGCGGCGGCTGTTCAACCTCGTCGTGACCAACGTGCCCGGCCCGCAGGTCCCGCTGTACGCGGCCGGCGGGCGGGTGCTCGAGGTGTTCCCCGTGGTGCCGCTGGCCCGTGGTCAGGGGCTGTCGATCGGCATGACCTCCTACGACGGCACGGTGTTCTTCGGGCTCAACGCCGACCGCGACAGCGTCGGTGACGTCGACGTGCTCGCCGACCTGATCGAGCAGGAGGTCGCGCAGCTGGTCGAGACCTCCGCTTGA
- a CDS encoding AAA family ATPase — translation MALQVFTAVTGAGWESELVGALDRDDHGVTVVRRCVDVSDLLAAAATGTGQAALLSAELRRLDGDAVARLHAAGVAVVGLVEPGDERAAQRLRQLGVSQVLPADAEPESIAEALRNAVAGVPAGGYDVADLRAALPVPEIPDAPELPAVGRGRVVAVWGPTGAPGRTTVAVGLADEAARLGTSALLVDADVHGGVVAQVLGLLDESPGLAGAARQAGAGTLDGRTLVALAWAVRPQLRVLTGLARADRWPELRPAAVTAVLEEARRVAELTVVDCAFNVEDDEELSFDTAAPRRNGATLAVLEHADTVLCVTGADPVALQRCIRALDQLREVLPEVEPVLVVNQVRRGPVPGDPRQEVGDALQRFTGRRPRWFLPADRRATDAALAAGRTLAEVAAGSGLRAGLRALAAALAGVPVADTGRRSLLRHRRAG, via the coding sequence ATGGCGCTGCAGGTCTTCACCGCCGTCACCGGTGCGGGCTGGGAGTCCGAGCTGGTCGGCGCACTCGACCGGGACGACCACGGGGTCACCGTCGTCCGTCGCTGCGTCGACGTCTCGGACCTGCTCGCCGCCGCGGCGACCGGCACCGGTCAGGCCGCGCTGCTGTCGGCGGAGCTGCGCCGGCTCGACGGCGACGCCGTCGCCCGGCTGCACGCCGCCGGCGTCGCCGTCGTCGGGCTGGTCGAACCGGGCGACGAGCGGGCGGCCCAGCGCCTGCGCCAGCTCGGTGTCTCGCAGGTGCTGCCGGCCGATGCGGAGCCGGAGTCGATCGCCGAGGCGCTCCGGAACGCCGTCGCGGGAGTGCCCGCGGGAGGGTACGACGTGGCCGACCTCCGGGCGGCGTTGCCGGTGCCCGAGATCCCGGACGCGCCGGAGCTCCCGGCGGTCGGCCGTGGGCGCGTGGTGGCCGTGTGGGGGCCGACCGGCGCCCCGGGGCGGACCACTGTCGCCGTCGGGCTGGCCGACGAGGCCGCTCGGCTCGGGACCTCCGCGCTGCTCGTCGACGCCGACGTCCACGGCGGGGTGGTGGCCCAGGTTCTCGGATTGCTGGACGAGTCACCCGGCCTGGCCGGGGCCGCCCGGCAGGCCGGTGCCGGGACGCTGGACGGCCGGACCCTGGTCGCGCTGGCCTGGGCGGTGCGGCCGCAGCTGCGCGTGCTGACCGGTCTGGCCCGCGCCGACCGCTGGCCGGAGCTGCGGCCGGCTGCCGTCACCGCGGTGCTGGAGGAGGCCCGCCGGGTTGCGGAGCTGACCGTCGTCGACTGTGCCTTCAACGTCGAGGACGACGAGGAGCTGTCCTTCGACACCGCCGCTCCCCGCCGCAACGGCGCGACCCTCGCCGTGCTCGAGCACGCCGACACGGTGCTGTGCGTGACCGGCGCCGACCCGGTCGCCCTGCAGCGCTGCATCCGTGCGCTGGACCAGTTGCGCGAGGTGCTGCCCGAGGTGGAGCCGGTGCTGGTCGTCAACCAGGTGCGCCGGGGCCCCGTGCCGGGCGACCCCCGCCAGGAGGTCGGCGACGCACTGCAGCGGTTCACCGGTCGCCGGCCGCGGTGGTTCCTGCCGGCCGACCGTCGGGCGACCGACGCAGCCCTCGCGGCCGGCCGCACGCTGGCCGAGGTGGCGGCAGGGTCGGGGTTGCGGGCCGGGCTGCGTGCCCTGGCCGCAGCGCTGGCGGGGGTGCCGGTCGCCGACACCGGCCGGCGGAGCCTGCTGCGCCACCGTCGGGCCGGCTGA
- a CDS encoding SAF domain-containing protein, protein MTAVRNPGPAPDSADLPSGPTPRRVKAPGWLDLRLVLGVLLVLGSVLLGARVVSAADATVPVWSAAGDLAAGTELTAEDLVVVDVRLDDAADHYLAGSTRPDGHILARGVRAGELVPRSALEEPADLVQLALPVQAGYVPPGLQRGQVVDVYAVADPAAGATGQGIGSVTLVVGGAPVQALSGGADGVLSTPTSTVQVVVSVAADEAADVLAAIAGRPLVVVAHPAGADAGERVSPRASAPSTAPSTAPAPAPAPVPAAAPAGPAG, encoded by the coding sequence GTGACCGCCGTCCGGAACCCGGGCCCCGCCCCGGACAGCGCTGACCTGCCGAGCGGGCCCACCCCCCGGCGGGTGAAGGCCCCGGGCTGGCTGGACCTCCGCCTGGTCCTGGGTGTCCTGCTGGTGCTCGGATCGGTCCTGCTCGGCGCCCGGGTGGTCAGCGCGGCTGATGCGACGGTCCCGGTCTGGAGCGCCGCCGGCGACCTCGCGGCCGGCACGGAGCTGACCGCCGAGGACCTCGTCGTGGTCGACGTCCGGCTCGACGACGCCGCCGACCACTACCTGGCCGGCAGCACGCGGCCGGACGGGCACATCCTCGCGCGCGGCGTGCGCGCCGGTGAGCTCGTGCCGCGGTCGGCGCTCGAGGAGCCGGCCGACCTCGTGCAGCTGGCCCTGCCGGTGCAGGCCGGATACGTGCCCCCGGGGCTGCAGCGTGGTCAGGTGGTGGACGTCTACGCCGTCGCCGATCCGGCGGCAGGCGCCACCGGCCAGGGCATCGGGAGCGTCACCCTGGTCGTGGGCGGGGCGCCGGTGCAGGCCCTGTCCGGCGGCGCCGACGGGGTCCTGTCGACGCCCACCAGCACCGTGCAGGTGGTGGTCAGCGTGGCGGCCGACGAGGCGGCGGACGTGCTGGCGGCGATCGCCGGGCGCCCGCTGGTCGTGGTCGCCCACCCGGCCGGGGCCGACGCCGGGGAGCGGGTGTCCCCCCGGGCCTCGGCACCGTCGACGGCACCGTCGACGGCTCCGGCTCCGGCTCCTGCCCCTGTCCCGGCCGCCGCACCGGCGGGACCGGCCGGCTGA